A window of Herpetosiphonaceae bacterium genomic DNA:
GCGCGGATCGTTGGGCGGGGTGAACGCAGGAGCGCTAAGCTGGAGCGCCCCCGCCTGTGCTGCGTCCGGCGGCAGCAGCAGATGCAGCGTGCGTCCATTGGTGAGCGGCTGGCTGACGGCTATCTTTCCGGCGCTGAGATGGAGCGCTCCTGTGCCGACCGCAGGATTGGCCGTCGCCGGAAGCTGGTGTAGCTCGACGACGACCGATTGACGGCCCAGCCCCGGCAGCCTGATCGCGGAGCGGTCGCTTGTCCAGCGGTACGAGAGCTGATCGGCGGTGGCATGCTCCGGCTCCGCCGTATTCCACGCGGCGATCAGCGGTTGATCGCTGTGCCATCCTTCTTCGTAGCCAATATTGATCGTGTAGTGGAGCGGCTGCTGGCTGAGGCCGAAAACGCCCAGCGCAAACAGGCCGAGCAAGACCAGCAGCGGCCATTCGCTCAGCGTAAGCAGCCATGCCCGCAGGATGCGCGTGCTGCGGTGCCACGTGGTAGCTAACTGAAACACCGCGCGATTATAACAGACGCGCCGCCGCCCATGAGCGCTGCCGTCTAGCACACCCCAGGTGAGTCTCGCGGATCAGCGAAACTGGCTGAGACGCTGCGCCACGCTCTGGAGCGCCGCCGTGTTGATCGAGTAGTACTTCGCGCCGCGCTCGCCACGCCGGACGTTCAGCACCTTCATGTCTACCATTAGCTGGAGATGACGCGACACCGCCGATTGTGAGATGCCCAGCCGATCGACGATCTCCTGAGCGTACAGCTCGCGTCCGTTGAGCATTGCGACGATCATCAGGCGTGTTTTATCGGCGAGCGCCGTCAGCGGATGGTAGAGATCCTCGATCTGCGGCCCGTCGGTAGTCTCGGTGAGCGGCGTGCCCTGGCCGTTGTACAGGATCGTCGCGGTCGAGTTGTGGAACAAAAACGAGACGTACGGCCCAAGGTAGAGCGACGGCACAAAGCGCACCCGCTCGATCTCGTTGAGCCGGGGCCGTATCCGATCGGGAACCTGCCGCCCCGTAACCGCCGTGAACAGCGGCAAGATCTCCGATGGATAGGTG
This region includes:
- a CDS encoding metalloregulator ArsR/SmtB family transcription factor codes for the protein MLPSRLRQDLELTLRLTGYTQAIVETLTGKLLGSGQAGNTSADAFLADLGALDAPTCQQMLEAILTKSMAYHEIAADQPAAELLADAAALEAVLRQMPLPVDPAKAARLLRAPAEWRDLLLSSLQRFWERIYREQWGQTREQLVRSVEFHRRHTYPSEILPLFTAVTGRQVPDRIRPRLNEIERVRFVPSLYLGPYVSFLFHNSTATILYNGQGTPLTETTDGPQIEDLYHPLTALADKTRLMIVAMLNGRELYAQEIVDRLGISQSAVSRHLQLMVDMKVLNVRRGERGAKYYSINTAALQSVAQRLSQFR